A genomic stretch from Oreochromis niloticus isolate F11D_XX linkage group LG11, O_niloticus_UMD_NMBU, whole genome shotgun sequence includes:
- the sh3bp5la gene encoding SH3-binding domain protein 5-like, a → MEPGDLRESPAGSGESDVGEWRECIEEVKAAEYDGKTQEMALRDTCEEGESDKQKSPGEQLHSPYEEELDPRIQEELEHLNEASAEINKLELQLDDARSGYRKILTESARKLNAQSSQLGSCIEKARPYYEARRLAKEAQQETQKAALSYERAVSMHTAAREMVYVAEQGLLADGKNTLDPTWQEMLNHATAKVNEAEEERLRSEREHMRVTHACQEAEARVQMLQKSLKRVIIKSKPYFELKAQFNHILEEHKAKVLQLEQQVAKVKTRYSIALRNLEQISEQIHAQRGRDPGEGGGRPSICAGRSPPVGAESDIKVQAEGGACGGAIGRDGVDASIDLVERYKEKEHEKERERAGSDSLSVFSLQTIASDLEKYDSVEHLGDLSDVGSITGDEGEKEKTGVTNKRDKLVETSAKERQQQFYKQHHRSFSL, encoded by the exons ATGGAGCCAGGCGACCTGCGAGAGAGCCCCGCCGGCTCCGGGGAATCGGACGTAGGGGAATGGAGGGAGTGTATTGAGGAGGTCAAAGCTGCGGAATACGATGGAAAGACTCAAGAAATGGCGCTCAGAGACACCTGCGAGGAAGGAGAGAGTGACAAACAGAAAAGCCCCGGAGAGCAATTACACAGTCCGTATGAAGAAGAGTTGGACCCCAGAATCCAG GAGGAGCTGGAGCATCTCAATGAAGCCAGTGCTGAAATCAACAAGCTAGAACTGCAGTTGGAT GATGCCAGATCGGGATACCGGAAGATCCTCACAGAGTCTGCCCGAAAGCTGAACGCTCAGAGCTCTCAGCTCGGCAGCTGCATTGAAAAAGCGAGACCATATTATGAAGCTCGGCGCCTTGCCAAAGAG GCACAGCAGGAGACTCAGAAGGCAGCTTTGAGCTACGAGAGAGCCGTTTCTATGCACACAGCTGCCAGGGAGATGGTCTATGTGGCCGAGCAGGGCCTGCTGGCTGATGGCAAGAACACCCTGGATCCCACCTGGCAGGAGATGCTCAACCACGCTACCGCCAAG GTGAACGAAGCGGAAGAAGAGCGACTGCGCAGTGAGAGGGAGCACATGCGTGTCACACACGCCTGTCAGGAGGCCGAGGCGCGGGTGCAGATGCTGCAGAAGTCCCTCAAGAGAGTCATCATCAAGTCCAAACCTTACTTTGAGCTCAAGGCCCAGTTCAACCACATACTGGag GAGCACAAGGCCAAAGTGCTGCAGCTGGAGCAGCAAGTAGCCAAAGTGAAGACCCGCTATTCCATCGCCCTGCGGAACTTGGAGCAAATCAGCGAGCAGATCCATGCTCAGAGAGGGCGGGATCCGGGCGAGGGGGGAGGACGCCCCTCTATCTGTGCCGGGCGGAGCCCCCCTGTCGGAGCAGAATCTGACATCAAGGTTCAGGCTGAAGGCGGGGCCTGTGGCGGCGCCATTGGAAGGGATGGAGTGGACGCATCTATCGACCTGGTGGAGAGATACAAGGAGAAGGAGCATGAGAAGGAGAGGGAGCGAGCCGGCTCGGATTCCCTTTCAGTCTTCAGCCTGCAGACCATCGCTTCTGACCTCGAGAAATACGACTCCGTCGAGCACCTCGGGGATCTCAGCGATGTGGGGAGCATCACCGGGGatgaaggggagaaagaaaaaaccgGAGTGACCAATAAGAGAGACAAGCTGGTGGAAACGAGCGCCAAAGAGCGACAGCAACAGTTCTATAAGCAGCACCACCGAAGCTTCAGTTTGTGA
- the mgat1a gene encoding alpha-1,3-mannosyl-glycoprotein 2-beta-N-acetylglucosaminyltransferase a: MIRKRSSLIFCGAFLFITWNAILVLLLWGRPPQGRDQKEGSEGPPSNVMEDVLRMANAFENELEKQKEILLQIQNHQLLWEPSDKNKPKVTAPHQPVIPILVIACNRVTVKRCLDKLLQHRPSAELHPIIVSQDCGHAETAEMIRSYGNNVTHLKQPDLSDIQVRPEHKKFKGYYKISRHYHWALNQVFKTLGHSSVVIVEDDLEVAPDFFEYFRALLPFLKSDPSLWCVSAWNDNGREGYVDPGKADLLYRTDFFPGLGWMLLREVWEELEPKWPEAFWDDWMRQPEQRRNRACIRPEISRTLTFGRQGVSLGQFFDKYLRYIKLNTEFVPFTKLDLSYLKEETYKENFEKEVYSAPVVKYEDVKQGQLQGPGPFRLQYSSKDSFKLMAKNLGIMDDFKSGVPRSGYRGVVSFMSRGRRIYLAPPPGWTQYDL; this comes from the exons ATGATCCGTAAGAGAAGCTCTCTTATTTTTTGTGGCGCGTTCCTGTTTATCACATGGAATGCCATACTGGTCCTCCTGCTGTGGGGGAGACCCCCACAGGGCCGAGATCAGAAAGAAGGTTCCGAAGGGCCCCCCAGCAATGTGATGGAAGACGTGCTTCGAATGGCAAATGCATTCGAAAATGAACTTGAGAAGCAGAAAGAAATCCTGTTGCAAATCCAGAATCATCAGTTGCTTTGGGAGCCGTCAGACAAAAACAAGCCAAAGGTGACCGCTCCCCATCAGCCCGTCATCCCTATCCTTGTCATCGCCTGCAACAGAGTCACCGTGAAGCGCTGCTTGGACAAACTCCTGCAGCACCGGCCCTCAGCAGAGCTCCACCCAATCATAGTGAGTCAGGACTGTGGACATGCCGAGACTGCTGAGATGATTCGGTCTTATGGAAACAACGTAACTCATCTGAAGCAGCCGGATTTGTCTGACATCCAAGTGAGGCCTGAGCACAAGAAGTTTAAGGGTTACTATAAAATCTCCAGGCATTACCACTGGGCGCTCAACCAAGTGTTCAAGACGCTCGGCCATTCCTCTGTGGTGATTGTGGAGGACGACCTGGAG GTGGCACCAGACTTCTTTGAGTATTTCCGAGCCCTGCTGCCTTTCCTGAAATCTGACCCCAGCCTGTGGTGTGTGTCTGCCTGGAATGACAATGGGAGGGAAGGCTATGTGGATCCCGGCAAGGCCGACCTGCTCTATCGGACGGACTTCTTTCCCGGCCTGGGGTGGATGCTCCTCAGGGAGGTGTGGGAGGAGCTGGAGCCAAAGTGGCCCGAGGCTTTCTGGGACGACTGGATGCGCCAGCCAGAGCAGCGCCGCAACCGTGCCTGTATACGCCCAGAGATCTCACGGACTTTAACGTTTGGTCGCCAGGGCGTGAGTCTGGGTCAGTTTTTTGACAAATACCTGCGTTACATTAAACTGAATACCGAGTTTGTGCCTTTTACCAAGTTGGACCTGAGTTACTTGAAGGAGGAGACGTACAAGGAAAACTTTGAGAAGGAAGTTTACAGTGCTCCAGTGGTTAAATATGAAGATGTGAAGCAGGGCCAGCTACAGGGACCCGGGCCCTTCCGCCTTCAGTACTCGAGTAAGGACAGTTTCAAATTGATGGCCAAAAATCTGGGAATAATGGATGACTTTAAGTCTGGAGTGCCACGGTCAGGGTACAGAGGGGTGGTTAGTTTCATGTCCAGAGGACGGAGGATCTACTTAGCGCCCCCTCCAGGATGGACCCAGTATGACCTTTAG
- the LOC102082884 gene encoding uncharacterized protein LOC102082884, protein MASTPSASALSAVLRCRGNIWTRNPPAKRPASSAYGLGLAGGALRDSPGERSGSHQASAAEASPHGECVAVLVGRGLTVSYRSHRVGGKVSREVNRLRYPKLSQSPGHAHSAAHALMRELAGRLSGNNTCSKIIHVIKFEKYSSHTRKSALVKDTSAFPARVLKLSVTSPPCSVGQIPSFVLNGWSALRSTCLSVTCLVSKILFLNLGEVRRSGSSPDEAPRHLLCQRDEKNSSSRALQANEQTSSKNNSSLAQKITQEGPD, encoded by the exons ATGGCTTCCACCCCCTCGGCCTCTGCCCTGTCCGCTGTTCTCCGGTGCCGGGGGAATATCTGGACGAGGAATCCGCCGGCGAAGCGGCCTGCCAGCTCGGCGTACGGCCTCGGACTGGCCGGCGGGGCGCTGCGCGACTCTCCGGGCGAGCGCAGCGGCTCACACCAGGCGTCAGCGGCGGAGGCTTCTCCGCACGGAGAGTGTGTGGCGGTGCTGGTGGGAAGAGGGCTGACTGTTTCGTACAGGTCGCACAGAGTGGGGGGTAAAGTTTCCAGGGAAGTGAATAGATTACGTTACCCAAAACTTTCGCAATCTCCAGGGCACGCGCACTCAGCTGCGCATGCGCTGATGCGCGAGCTAGCGGGCAGACTGTCTGGAAATAATACATGCTCTAAAATAATTCACGTTATTAAATTTGAAAAATATTCTTCACACACCCGCAAAAGCGCGTTAGTTAAAGACACGAGTGCATTCCCAGCGCGCGTGCTGAAGCTGTCCGTGACGTCCCCTCCGTGTTCAGTGGGACAAATCCCGTCCTTCGTGTTAAACGGCTGGTCTGCACTGAGGAGCACGTGCTTATCTGTGACTTGTCTGGTGTCCAAAATTCTGTTTTTGAATTTGGGAGAGGTGCGTAGATCAGGCAGCAGCCCCGATGAAGCACCACGACATCTGCTGTGCCAGCGGGATGAGAAAAACTCCAGCAGCCGGGCCCTCCAG GCAAATGAACAAACCTCCTCCAAGAACAACTCCAGCTTAGCACAAAAGATCACACAGGAAGGACCTGACTGA
- the rnf183 gene encoding E3 ubiquitin-protein ligase RNF183 — MSDGGEGNSRAEESHGVRQPQAPNVKPKLGQNDRNSKEEHRKKEKPSRVRRSRSSDSERTERGRRRESDRNHGERRHRGRSEEGRGRRRRESDRRRTKPPENDVEDTECAVCFCTYDNVFKTPPKAAGMPGGAELPHGRDLPRLGNNRDIISKLPPDMQRALSIRFKRSQGKLMLKNPPPNSPTRPNVVSLPTKSQDTQAAPSGNLQLSAMEQGITPTTVVDVGRPPNRVRGRLRRMFRSDQCYYAVVATIITITVALMLVGILAFVIVPTVSLSNNVRPPRPPQSNNTSEHNP; from the coding sequence ATGAGTGATGGTGGGGAGGGAAACAGCAGGGCCGAAGAGAGCCATGGAGTCAGGCAGCCCCAGGCCCCTAACGTCAAACCCAAACTTGGGCAGAATGACAGGAACAGCAAGGAGGAGCACCGGAAAAAAGAGAAACCATCAAGAGTGAGGAGATCGAGGAGTTCTGACTCTGAGAGGACGgaaagagggaggaggagagagtcAGACAGGAACCATGGAGAAAGGAGGCATCGTGGAAGGAGCGAGGAGGGCCGCGGGCGCCGCCGCAGAGAGAGCGATCGGAGAAGGACGAAACCCCCTGAAAATGACGTGGAGGACACAGAGTGCGCTGTGTGTTTCTGTACTTACGATAATGTTTTCAAGACCCCGCCAAAGGCTGCTGGCATGCCGGGCGGTGCTGAGCTCCCTCATGGCCGGGACCTGCCCCGTCTGGGAAATAATCGGGACATCATCAGCAAACTCCCTCCAGATATGCAGCGGGCGCTGTCCATCCGCTTTAAGCGCAGCCAGGGTAAGCTGATGCTGAAGAACCCTCCTCCCAACAGCCCGACCAGGCCTAATGTCGTCAGTCTGCCTACCAAGAGTCAAGACACTCAGGCGGCACCAAGCGGGAACCTCCAGCTGAGTGCAATGGAGCAGGGGATCACCCCGACCACTGTGGTGGATGTAGGCAGACCTCCGAACAGGGTGAGAGGTCGCCTGCGCAGGATGTTCCGTTCAGATCAATGCTACTACGCAGTGGTGGCgaccatcatcaccatcactgTGGCGCTCATGCTGGTGGGGATTCTGGCTTTTGTGATCGTACCCACTGTGTCCTTGAGCAACAACGTTCGCCCCCCACGTCCACCTCAATCAAACAACACTTCAGAACACAATCCATGA